The proteins below come from a single Candidatus Omnitrophota bacterium genomic window:
- the pta gene encoding phosphate acetyltransferase, producing MDIINKIRARAKLKIKTIALPEIEDKRVKEAAGIIEKEGFAKVLLFGRGMLDKARQDEYAKSYYELRKIKGISLEEAKKTLEDPLYYAAMMAHNGEIDGFVAGASHTTPDVARAAIHCLGVEKEINIASSCFLMVVPDSPYGEAGAFVFADCGIVPDPNSRQLASIAIANAGLAQQVLGVTPKVAFLSYSTKGSAKGRVIDKTLDALALAKKMRPDLLIDGELQVDAAIVPEVAEIKYPDSLLKGRANVLIFPNLEAGNIGYKLVERLAKARAIGPLIVGLNKPCSDLSRGCSAEDIVDCVAVTAIRAQ from the coding sequence ATGGATATTATTAATAAAATCAGGGCGCGCGCAAAACTAAAAATAAAAACTATCGCCTTGCCCGAAATCGAAGACAAGCGGGTCAAGGAAGCAGCAGGAATTATAGAAAAAGAAGGTTTTGCTAAGGTTTTATTATTCGGCAGGGGGATGTTGGATAAGGCCAGGCAGGATGAATACGCAAAAAGTTATTACGAATTGCGTAAAATAAAAGGAATCAGCTTAGAAGAGGCGAAAAAAACTTTAGAGGACCCTCTTTATTATGCCGCAATGATGGCGCATAACGGAGAAATCGACGGTTTTGTGGCCGGGGCAAGCCATACTACCCCGGATGTGGCCAGGGCTGCGATACACTGCCTGGGGGTAGAAAAAGAGATAAATATCGCCTCCAGCTGTTTTTTGATGGTTGTTCCGGATTCTCCTTACGGGGAAGCAGGGGCATTTGTTTTTGCGGACTGCGGTATTGTCCCTGACCCTAATTCCAGGCAGTTAGCCTCTATTGCCATTGCCAATGCCGGTTTAGCACAACAGGTGCTGGGTGTTACTCCAAAAGTGGCGTTTTTGAGTTATTCCACTAAAGGGTCTGCGAAGGGCAGGGTTATAGATAAGACACTGGATGCATTAGCCCTGGCGAAGAAAATGCGGCCAGACCTTCTTATTGACGGAGAATTACAGGTAGACGCTGCCATTGTCCCGGAAGTAGCAGAGATCAAATACCCTGACAGCCTGCTTAAGGGCCGGGCAAATGTTTTGATCTTTCCTAATTTAGAGGCGGGGAATATCGGTTATAAACTGGTAGAGAGGCTGGCTAAGGCCCGCGCAATAGGGCCGTTAATCGTGGGTTTGAATAAGCCCTGCAGTGATTTATCGCGCGGTTGTTCTGCCGAGGATATTGTAGATTGTGTAGCAGTGACTGCAATCAGGGCACAATAA
- a CDS encoding AAA family ATPase: MKKIFIAATKQNDGKTTVALGLISNLQKHFKKIGFIKPVGQRYLEEDGLKVDEDSILIEESLKLYGIKAKLKDMSPVAVEKGFTEKYIANPERKNITRQIKYAFKRVSKKEDLVVIEGTGHAGVGSVFDHSNAVVAKLLGSKVIMISSGGIGRPIDEIILNKALFDREGVKLLGVIVNKVIPEKFGKINNLIRKGLRRKGIKVLGVVPYNPVLSCPTVRQLLEETEYELLFECADTALDNHVSKVVIGAMQVKDAVKYITGHSLMITPGDREDMIKLALELSGKGCKIAGIVLTGDLMPSDEVIEQTKAASIPVLLARSDTYAAAAIVHDLTVKIRPADREKIEIVKKIIHDYVDLDMITKGL; encoded by the coding sequence ATGAAGAAGATATTTATCGCCGCTACAAAACAGAATGACGGCAAGACTACCGTCGCCTTGGGGTTGATATCCAACTTACAGAAGCATTTTAAGAAAATAGGATTTATTAAACCGGTAGGCCAGAGGTATTTGGAGGAAGACGGCTTAAAGGTGGACGAGGATTCTATATTGATTGAGGAATCCTTGAAGTTATACGGGATAAAGGCTAAGTTGAAAGATATGAGTCCGGTAGCCGTAGAAAAGGGTTTTACCGAAAAATATATTGCCAACCCTGAACGGAAAAACATTACCAGGCAAATTAAATATGCCTTTAAGCGCGTTTCTAAAAAAGAAGACCTGGTAGTTATCGAAGGTACCGGCCATGCCGGAGTAGGTTCGGTCTTTGACCATTCCAATGCCGTAGTGGCAAAATTACTCGGTTCAAAAGTCATTATGATTTCTTCCGGAGGCATCGGCAGGCCCATTGACGAAATTATTTTGAATAAGGCGCTCTTTGACCGGGAGGGCGTAAAACTTTTAGGTGTAATTGTCAATAAGGTTATACCGGAAAAATTCGGCAAGATAAATAATTTAATCAGAAAGGGCTTACGCCGCAAGGGAATCAAGGTATTAGGCGTCGTACCCTACAACCCCGTGCTTTCCTGTCCTACTGTCAGGCAGCTGTTGGAAGAGACGGAATATGAATTATTATTTGAATGCGCTGATACGGCGTTAGATAACCATGTCTCCAAGGTGGTAATCGGGGCAATGCAGGTAAAAGATGCCGTAAAATATATTACCGGACACAGCCTGATGATTACTCCCGGAGACCGGGAGGACATGATTAAGCTTGCCCTGGAACTTTCAGGTAAAGGCTGTAAGATTGCCGGGATAGTCCTGACCGGAGATTTGATGCCATCTGATGAGGTTATAGAACAGACAAAGGCAGCCTCTATACCCGTATTATTAGCCAGGTCAGATACCTATGCCGCAGCTGCAATAGTGCATGACCTGACCGTAAAGATCAGGCCGGCTGACAGGGAGAAAATAGAGATAGTAAAAAAAATAATTCATGATTATGTGGACCTGGACATGATTACAAAGGGGTTATAA
- the trxA gene encoding thioredoxin: MALLHLTDTNFKKEVLEADLTVLVDFWATWCGPCKMIAPFIEELAKEYGHRIKIGKINIDENPKTPTHYGVMSIPTLMFFKQGRVMDQAVGALSKAELKKRIEENLL, from the coding sequence ATGGCCTTATTACATTTAACCGATACTAATTTTAAGAAGGAAGTTTTGGAAGCGGACCTGACGGTTTTGGTGGATTTTTGGGCCACCTGGTGCGGGCCCTGCAAGATGATCGCGCCTTTTATCGAGGAACTGGCCAAGGAATACGGCCACAGGATAAAAATCGGCAAAATCAATATAGATGAAAACCCCAAAACTCCCACCCATTATGGAGTAATGTCCATACCTACACTGATGTTTTTTAAACAAGGCCGCGTCATGGACCAGGCTGTCGGCGCTTTGAGTAAGGCTGAATTAAAAAAGAGGATAGAAGAGAACCTTCTTTAG
- a CDS encoding tetratricopeptide repeat protein: MEESNALVLEISRQEETLAMSIFEQKELASTLRHYSQLAVSFPEIDKLCQEMIAILNKATPGGILESDALQNLRKIGQLLWDQLLTRIVKDRLKSTIIKDLILSIDEKLVHIPWELLYDAENFLCLKFNLGRLIRTKDEIRLPQYRSHMGTPRMLILANPTNDLRSAYLEGVYIKNQFDRRRNEISINFKSTSIDTLYVKKNLRDYDIVHFAGHCEYDTDNQKNMGWLLNDGKFTPSDILKLAQSSPLPSLIFSNACHSARAASGLTDADYQEKNYSLASAFLFSGVRHYIGTTRKIEDPVSLIFAKEFYTQLIRGSCVGECVRLGRLKLIKEYGIAGVSWMSYLLYGNPSFILFKPKHKPQALKFKRKASLYKKPALAIASVALIVSLCIPLYAWLPTINPNTYLSFAKSHKLYLKGDNQKVILLCGQIIEKEPLFLQAYPLLADTYQRQGDREKALKYYFDYALYSEKKNNKKHLSCAYIGIGWIYHLQGEYSKAFDFYNKAIRLSSEGGDKLNEAIALRKLAVWYIDKEDNDKALELLMKSSEINRERKYLYEHRYNLACDYFDIGLVFTNKDDFAAARDFYHKGLKLFEKLKLKGELSDYYFNLGEIYAFEKQYQKAIAYYFKGLAIDQRQQNKPNIAGDYGMIGELYMEMDNFADAERFLKQSVLAGKEINARPELASAFYSLGVLYEKRGRRNKAKDYLRQAQEIYGQMGTPEYQEIKEKLSEFDNPSTN, from the coding sequence ATGGAAGAATCGAATGCCCTGGTTTTAGAGATATCGCGGCAAGAAGAGACGCTGGCGATGAGCATTTTTGAACAAAAAGAGCTTGCCTCGACCTTAAGGCATTATAGCCAGCTAGCCGTATCCTTTCCCGAAATAGATAAATTATGCCAGGAAATGATAGCTATATTGAATAAAGCTACCCCAGGAGGTATTTTAGAGTCCGATGCCCTGCAAAACCTTAGGAAAATAGGCCAGCTACTCTGGGACCAGTTGCTTACGAGGATAGTTAAAGACAGATTAAAGTCCACGATCATTAAGGATTTAATCCTTTCCATAGATGAAAAATTAGTCCATATTCCCTGGGAACTCTTATACGACGCAGAAAATTTCCTGTGCCTCAAATTTAATTTAGGCAGGTTAATCCGGACCAAGGATGAAATACGCCTGCCGCAATACCGAAGCCACATGGGTACTCCCAGGATGTTGATACTGGCTAACCCTACCAATGACCTAAGGTCCGCGTATCTAGAGGGCGTGTATATCAAAAATCAGTTTGACCGCAGAAGAAACGAGATTAGCATCAATTTTAAATCTACCTCTATCGATACGCTCTATGTAAAGAAAAATCTGCGCGATTATGATATCGTGCATTTTGCCGGACACTGCGAATATGATACGGATAACCAGAAAAATATGGGATGGTTGTTAAACGACGGGAAGTTTACGCCTTCGGATATCCTTAAGCTGGCGCAGAGTTCGCCTTTGCCGAGTCTGATTTTTTCCAATGCCTGCCATTCTGCAAGGGCCGCATCCGGTTTAACGGATGCAGATTATCAAGAGAAAAATTACAGCTTGGCCTCGGCATTTTTATTTTCCGGCGTGCGGCATTATATCGGCACCACGCGCAAGATCGAAGACCCCGTAAGCCTGATATTTGCCAAGGAATTCTATACCCAGTTAATTAGGGGCTCCTGCGTAGGAGAATGCGTGCGCCTGGGGCGCCTAAAATTAATCAAAGAATATGGCATTGCCGGCGTATCCTGGATGAGTTATCTTCTCTACGGAAATCCCAGCTTTATATTATTTAAACCTAAGCATAAACCGCAGGCGCTAAAGTTTAAAAGAAAGGCCTCTTTATATAAAAAACCGGCTTTAGCGATTGCCTCAGTAGCCCTTATAGTATCTCTTTGCATACCTTTATATGCCTGGCTGCCGACCATAAATCCCAATACTTACCTTTCTTTTGCTAAATCGCATAAATTGTATCTTAAAGGCGATAACCAGAAAGTTATTTTACTCTGCGGACAAATCATTGAAAAGGAGCCACTTTTTCTGCAGGCTTATCCTCTTTTAGCAGATACTTATCAGAGGCAAGGCGATAGGGAGAAGGCGCTTAAATATTATTTTGATTATGCCCTTTATAGTGAAAAGAAGAATAATAAAAAACATCTCTCTTGTGCTTATATCGGGATCGGCTGGATTTATCACCTGCAGGGAGAATATTCTAAGGCGTTTGATTTCTATAATAAAGCTATCCGCCTAAGCAGCGAAGGCGGGGACAAGCTGAATGAAGCAATCGCCCTTAGGAAACTGGCGGTCTGGTACATCGATAAGGAGGATAATGATAAGGCCCTGGAATTATTAATGAAGAGTTCGGAAATCAACCGGGAGAGGAAATATCTGTATGAGCATAGGTATAATTTAGCCTGCGATTATTTCGATATAGGGCTGGTTTTTACTAATAAGGATGATTTTGCCGCAGCCAGGGATTTTTATCATAAGGGCCTGAAGCTATTCGAAAAATTAAAATTAAAAGGAGAGCTGAGCGATTATTATTTTAACCTGGGTGAGATATATGCCTTTGAGAAACAATACCAAAAGGCCATAGCTTATTACTTTAAAGGGTTAGCAATTGATCAGAGGCAGCAGAATAAACCCAATATCGCCGGTGATTATGGCATGATCGGCGAATTATATATGGAGATGGATAATTTTGCTGATGCCGAAAGGTTTCTTAAGCAATCGGTTTTAGCCGGCAAAGAAATAAACGCGCGCCCGGAACTTGCTTCTGCTTTTTACAGCCTGGGGGTTTTATACGAAAAAAGGGGCCGGAGGAATAAAGCCAAAGACTATCTCCGGCAGGCCCAGGAGATTTATGGGCAGATGGGTACGCCTGAATACCAGGAAATAAAGGAGAAACTCTCGGAATTCGATAATCCCAGCACCAACTAG
- a CDS encoding RNA polymerase sigma factor → MDDLEFVQKCAKGDKRAWDEFIDKYSRLIYNYIHSVLKIQGSSFTQENLNDIFQEIILSLVKDNFRKLSSFKARNGASLASWLRQVTVNFTISYTRRLKSVISIDEEDDKGFSLTEILSSNSPSAADTYNQQERLVHLKDCIDKLENNDKYFLELHIHRGLNLEELRAYFKVSRGAIDMRKSRILERLRECFRDKGFMLDC, encoded by the coding sequence ATGGATGATCTAGAGTTTGTCCAAAAGTGTGCCAAAGGGGACAAACGCGCCTGGGATGAATTCATAGATAAGTATTCCCGCCTGATATATAACTATATACACAGCGTTTTAAAAATCCAGGGTTCTAGCTTTACGCAGGAAAACCTTAACGATATCTTTCAGGAAATAATCCTCTCCTTAGTCAAAGATAATTTTAGAAAATTAAGCAGTTTTAAAGCCAGAAATGGCGCAAGCCTCGCCAGCTGGTTAAGACAAGTTACGGTTAATTTTACCATTAGTTACACGCGCCGGCTTAAGTCAGTTATCTCTATTGATGAGGAAGACGATAAGGGCTTTAGCCTTACAGAGATACTTTCTTCTAATTCTCCGTCTGCAGCTGATACCTACAATCAACAGGAGAGGCTGGTGCACCTTAAAGACTGCATTGATAAACTGGAGAATAATGATAAATATTTCTTGGAGCTACATATCCATAGGGGGTTAAACCTCGAAGAACTAAGGGCCTATTTTAAAGTCTCTCGCGGGGCCATAGATATGCGTAAGTCGCGGATTTTAGAACGGTTAAGAGAGTGTTTTAGAGACAAAGGTTTTATGTTAGATTGCTGA